The genomic interval GCTGGCATTATCAATAGCCGCCATATCTGAACCATCCACAATTCCATCCTGTGACTCATCCCCTCCATAAATTACGAAGACAGATCCCATCAATTTCAAGTTGTTTCCATATGATTGTGATGCTGAAATACTGAGGTCATAATTGAAAGGTCCAGTCCCAGTCAAATCTATCGGAAGGTTTGTCCAGGTTTCGAGACTATTGCGATGTTTGATTACCAGGTAATAGGAACCTGATATCTCTCCCGGAATGCTGTTGATCAAAATTTCACCATTGGTTTTCAAATCAATATTTTCGAAGGAGTATGCAATGGAATATGGTGCTGTAGGATTATGCAACTCAATAGTTACCTGGTCAGCAATGCCTGCTCCGAAATGAGGACCAGGGCCATCTGAAGCCTGGTTCATGACACCTGCCCCGGCATATAGTCCCTCAAGAAAAGCTTTCAGGTTTAGTGTTTTAGTAGTAATGGTACCGGTAAGTGAAATATCATCAATTTGCCAATCCTCTATTTGATATGAAGAACCATTCACTGCGAAAGCAAACTGGAAAGTGGATGAACCGACATCGGGAGTCGATATAGTCAGGTTTCTCGTCTCCGGTCCATGAATACCCATTTGAGCTAATGACCAGGCAGGATTCCAGGTAGTCCCGCCATCGCTGGTTGTCCATACTTCACAGGAAGATTCGGAGCTATAAGAATAGATGTAACTTTTAAAGGAAAGATCAAGAGTAGTTTGTCCGGAAGTATTGATAACAGGAGACATCAGGTATGACCTTCCATAGAAATAGGGGTTATAATAGGAGAAACTGAGTTCTGGCGAGGTCCCACCGGCAGAATTGCCAATGTTAACCATCCAGTTTGAGAGTGCTCCTTCCCCACGCTTTTGCCAGCATTGTGGAGGCGAACCAATTGACTGAGTACTGAAATCCTCGATATAAGGCAATGAAACAGCCGGGCATGGCAGGTAAAAGGTGAATGGTCCGGCCCAGTTGCTAAAGAGCCGCTTCCACAATTACTCTGAACAAAATAACTATAGGAATTGCCCATGCTGAGCCCGTTTAAGGTAAATGGATTTGATGTAATACCTGTGATCATGGTTCCATTCCCCTGGGCAAACCCCGCTGGGCCCCATTCGATATTCCAGGCAGGAGAACTGGATGTCCAGCTGAGATCAGCAGAAGTTGTAGTGATGTTTGATACATTGAGTGCAGTAGGTGCCAGGCAGCTGTTGCATGTGATTTTAACCCAATAACGGTTGAGTGAGTCACATTTCAACTGGTCAGAATATGCCGGAGCTATATATACAAAATAGGTTCCGGCTGAGGCTAACCTGGTAACAAATGAGACGTTTTCACCTGCCCATCTATCATAGGAACTATAGAATATAGCCGAGGAACAAGGGGCGGAAGCAATACCAAAAGTACAGAGGAATTCTGACTGCCCTGTCAATATTACATCAGTCGGTCCTGTGAGCGTGAAAGAGTACCAGTCGGTGTCACGGTGTGTCCTGTTTAACCAGGCGGTACCACAAATTGTTTCACCGCAATTGATGGTCCCGGTTGCCGTAGGTATTATCTCACATCCATTGTTTGTGCTGCCGCCGCATGTTTCCGTTTCAGAGATTGAACCTGCCGGGCAATTGAAGTAATGGGTGCGGAAAGTTGTCCTGACCCATGCGCTTGCATCTGAAGCACTGCATTGGGTGCGCACATAAACATCATACGCAGTGCCGGCTGTAAGACCGGTAAATGAATACCCGGGGGTGGTACTTATTAGGACGTTGGTACCCAATCCTTGAGTAAATCCGGCAGGACCCCATTCAAGGTCCCATTGGAGATTAGTCGACAATATAGAGGGTGTCCAGGAAAGATTAGCAGAGGTGGTAGTAAGGGTTGAATTGGAAACAACCAGGTTTGTCGGTGGAAAACATGTATAGATATCCACATGGACCGGGCCGATCCTTTCTGATTCCCCATAGTCATATTGTGCCGAGACCTCATAATCATACGCTCCTTTTGGAAGTGCGGGATCGTCGTAGGAAAGATCGGGAATATTACTGGCAATTATAATATTGTCGCGGTAAACATTGTAACCGGTAAAGGCAGATGAAATTGCATACTGATTATCTGTTTCAGGTTTTGATTGGTTAACACCTGTTTCGGCCAGATTATTAGGTGAATTTGGCACTTCTGTTTGTATAAATTGAATGATTTTGGGTTGTGCCGAAATAGGTAACGGATCATTTAAAATGGGTTGAGATGATAGGTTCTGGACCATGGGGTACTCTGTTGAGAATCAAGCACTGAGCTTTCAGAAACGAAACCCTGGAGCGTCCAGTTAAATTCCCAGCCCCATGCATCTTTTACGGAAAACCATCCGTAGCCACTGTTAATCATATCGCCTTTCCCAACGACAGCAGGCCCAGGGCCCAAACCGGCAGGATACCCGTCGACGGTCTCAACTATTTCATAACCGAACCAGAATTCCTGAGTGCCATCAATCAGTATCGGGGAAGTGAGAGTCACATCATTCCATCCATTTATAAACGGATTGGTAACAACCTGTGAATGCAGTAATGTAGAAGCATTGGTTCCTTTCCAGACTTTCAAAGTGTAAGCAGCATTTGGATCAGCAGGAGCAAAACGGATCTTTTTAAGGTAGGTCCCGTCATAAGAGGCAATATCAGAAACCGGCCACCTGGAGGCAACACTAAAGGTAGCGGGTGCGCCATATCCAAGTCCGCCAGAGATGATTCCTTGATCCCAATGAATCCATTGGTCAGCCACTGAACCTGGAATCATCCAGGTCAGATGTACATTGTTGAAGGCAGGACCTGTAACATTCGCCTGCAAATTAACAGGTGGTGCATAATAGGGTTGCAGGCAGAAATCCTGGGTGGTAGTATTTTCTGGGTCTATATTAATGGAGGAAATGGTCTGGCTTTCATCCTGATAGAAGGCAGTAACATTGTAGATTCCAACCGGTAATGATAATTGGTAATGACCTGTTGCATCAGAAGTAGTAGAATAATTCCCCGTTGTGATTGTAGCCCCGGCAATAGGTGTCGTACAATTGGGTTGTTCAGCAACAATTCCTTCAAGGGTGCCCACAATTGTATTCATTTCAAATTGCACCTGGTTAATAAACTGTCCAAGTCCTGTATTAGCCTCTGGGGGTGCAACAGGATCGGGGTTGATGCCGTAATCATAAAATAGCAGGCCGCGATGAGTCTCCGTATAAAATGAACTCCAGAATGCTGTGCAGTCATAGCTATTGGAATTTTCATCTACGGCAACCACAATATTACTACCTGTGTAATGAAATGGCGTGGGCAAGAGAATCTCAACCCAGGTTCCGGCAATAGGTTCAGGAATTGTTCCCGAGAAGACTTGATTCATTGAAGTTACCGGCACCCAATCTGCTGTGCCTGCAAACTCTGTTTTGGCTGTATTTCCCAGGTAGACGGTCCAGTTATTCGAGTTTGAAAAGCTTGAAACACCGCCGGCATAGTAGAACCTGATCTTTGAAATGAACCCGCTTGTACCACTACCATCGTTTATTTCACTTCCGAGATAGATCTGCTGACTGTAACTGTAATCGTAACAAGAGTTTATTGGAAATTGTTGTGAAAGATCGGATCCATTTCCTATTTGAATATTGATTCCTGCCCCATATTCATAAGCGCCCATATCAATTGTATATTCGTTGATTCTGGGATTTCCATCCAGGTCCAATGTCTGAAAGTTAAAATCATTCCATCCTGCATCAATACAAGGACTAGCATCTAGTAACCTGAAATTGCCTGATTCCGGATTGACGAAATTCGGATCTGAAGAAATATTCCCTGAACCATCGGGCTGGGGATCGCTGCAGCAATAAACAAATGTATTTCCGTCATAATTTGAAGGATTACCTGAATTATCAGTATTTCCCCAAATAAGGCAATTTTGAAACTCCCCGCCATTTATTACATTGCTCGTTCCGCCCCAATTCAAAGCGGTATTATTTGTTATGGTACATCCGATAATAAAAATATTCTGGTTTCCATAATAATCACCCCAGTCGCAGTAGACTCCGCCTCCGCCCACCGGTGAATTTGGTGCGCTGTTATTGGTAATAAGGCAATTCACCAGTTTTCCTGTATGTACCAGATTTACTCCGCCTCCGCCTCCATTCCAGTCGTTATCATTTGTATTTGTATTTCCGGAAATGATACAGTTGACAATTTCAGCATCTGCATTACAATCTCCCATATATACTCCACCACCAGCACTGCCTGCGGAATTATTCTGAATTGTGCAATTTAATACTTTTGCACCTGATCCAAAGCCAATAATAGCAAGTCCACCACCTCCATCGATTGGTGAAGAATTATCTTTAATAATGCAGTTGCATATTTAAGGTGAAGCATCCAATATCAAAATCCCACCCCCATACAAGACATAATCTGTCGAAGAATTTCCATGCTGAATAGTAAACCCTATAACCTGGCAGGATGAAATTTCGTTAAGATCAAAAGTAATAACTCGTCCCGAATTACTACCATCAATTATAGTATTTGAAATGAAACCGGGATTCCCGGTTGTGAAGTAATTGGAACAAAGAATAATGTTCTTTCCGTAGAGGTTTAAATTCTCATAATAGGTACCCGGTTCAACCAGAACGATATCACCATCGACGGACGCAATAATACCTTCCTGGATTGAATTATAGGTTGCAGGAACATGCAGGATTGCGCAAAATCCGATATAAGGGAGGGCGATGAAAACAAAAAGTAAGGCAGATAACAGGATTTTTTTCATGGCAACTGAATTATTTGATGTTATAATTAAATGTGCATTAATGTTCGATTTAAATATTACTGATTATACCCAAGCGGAATAGGTTTGCGATCAGTCAATTGACGGACAATTAATATTCTCGTTATAACTCATTCTGATCAGTTTCCGACAGTTGACGGATTGCAAACTTGTAAAGAATGAGAATAATCTCCAAAAGCCTATAAATCAGGAAAAAATATCCCGATTTGATCACCCATTCAAGTCCATATCAAATGCCCGGTATATAGGTAACAGGGCATTGGTATCATTTTATCAATTCGATACTTTAAATAAAAATTCTTTCTATTAAGATACGAACTTTCTGGCTAAAAATCAAATTGCCCGGAGAAAGAACTAAAATTTCAATTTCATGTGTAATTCAAGCATTTGCTATGTATTAAGTCATTTGGAACAGCAACCTGTTTTTTTATACATCGCAACGAAAACCCGTCGCTTTTTGAACCGGCAATTCTGATAATAGCAGGAGTTCTTCCAAAAGTAAAAAGCTATTCAATTTGCACTTTCTGAATTTTCTCAGCACCCCATTCAAATAGATTAATCCTTCAGACAACGAACAGAAAAACCTGTTGATTTAGCAGAATAATATATGGCTGCACTAGCGTAATTATTGGTAATGCTTAGGTAATAGATAGCTTCTGAAGAAGCCTCATTTGAACTCCACCAGAACGTTTGGTCGCCACTGTGGTAGGATGTGCCCCAATTAATACGATAACCTGCAGGATAACCTGAAAAGCCTGTTGCATTTCTCATTTCAGGATAATCTGTATTACCAACCGTACCGGTTCCGGTGTGAAATGTCCAGCCAGTTGCTGTTGCTAATGCTTTAGCATATTTGTTTCCGGTTGTTGTGCCATCGTAGTTATACCCGTGATCCTGAAGGAATAACTCCAAATCTTCCCAATCGGAATTTGAAGGAATATGCCAACCGCTGGGACAAAGTTTTGTATTCACTGCATATCCATTGTATAATGCACCATAAGTTTCTTTAAACGAAGTTTCATCGTTGTTATACCAGCAGTAGGCAGCAGTGGTTAAATTAAACCATTCGTTGTTTTCAGTTACCAGGGGAATATCTGTACCATCATTATATTTTGTAGTTTTCAAATTTTCCGCCATCCACGTTTGAGTGCCAAGAGTTATGGTAGGGTAAACATTTCCGCTTGTATCAGTAACAGTAACAGGCACAGGGGCAGTTACATTAATAGTTACTGTTTTACTGATTGTATTATACTCAACTATATTGGTCGGGGTAAAATCAACTTTCAGATTCTGATTGGCGCCTTCATTTAGTTGTGTACCAGCAGCAGGTGTATATGCAAAGATGCCGGACACATCGGCAGTTGCATTTAATTGAGTAGCACTAAGCAAAGTACCAAAACTGATATCTGCCGGGTTTGCCCAGGTGATAACCGGATCTTTTTTAGCTACTACATTAATTTTTACAGTTTTGCTGGCCTGATTGTAGTTGGAGGCATCAGTTGGCTTGAATTCTACTTTCAAATCCTGGTTCATACCTGTAGTTAATGTGGTTCCCATAGCAGGTGTGTACACAAAAGTGCCGGCAACATCGGCTGTTGCGTTTAACTGTGTTGCACTGAGTACCGTGCCAAAACTGATGTCGGCCGGATTTGCCCAGGTAATCACCGGGTCTTTTTTTTTTGTTGTCTCATCTTTTTTGCAACTAACTGTAATTGTTGTTAACAAGCCTGTTAGAATAAAAAAATAAATTGCTGGTCTGATTTTGATTTTCATTAGATGGAAATTTTTGGTTAAAAATTAAAGTCAAGAGAAAGTGTTTTTTGTGATAAATGATCAAGAACGAATTGATTGCCATTGAGTAGATTTTTCAGAATTCGTATAGTTCGTTTAGAGCTTTTAATTACCATAAAATTAAGTACTTATAAAGAGGTGAAAAGACGATTTTACACAACAGGCATGAAATGCAGGATGACAGGCCCAATATTCTTGACAGGCTAAAATGCAACCGGGATTAAATAGATGTAAATTGCAGTTATAAAAATTGCTGCCTTCATGAGAAGAAAAATTAAAATAGCGAGATTAGGGATTCAACTATTTTTATGGATCATTCTCACCTTTTTCCTGCTAT from Bacteroidales bacterium carries:
- a CDS encoding fibronectin type III domain-containing protein, encoding MVQNLSSQPILNDPLPISAQPKIIQFIQTEVPNSPNNLAETGVNQSKPETDNQYAISSAFTGYNVYRDNIIIASNIPDLSYDDPALPKGAYDYEVSAQYDYGESERIGPVHVDIYTCFPPTNLVVSNSTLTTTSANLSWTPSILSTNLQWDLEWGPAGFTQGLGTNVLISTTPGYSFTGLTAGTAYDVYVRTQCSASDASAWVRTTFRTHYFNCPAGSISETETCGGSTNNGCEIIPTATGTINCGETICGTAWLNRTHRDTDWYSFTLTGPTDVILTGQSEFLCTFGIASAPCSSAIFYSSYDRWAGENVSFVTRLASAGTYFVYIAPAYSDQLKCDSLNRYWVKITCNSCLAPTALNVSNITTTSADLSWTSSSPAWNIEWGPAGFAQGNGTMITGITSNPFTLNGLSMGNSYSYFVQSNCGSGSLATGPDHSPFTCHARLFHCLISRISVLSQLVRLHNAGKSVGKEHSQTGWLTLAILPVGPRQNSVSPIITPISMEGHT
- a CDS encoding carboxypeptidase regulatory-like domain-containing protein yields the protein MGDCNADAEIVNCIISGNTNTNDNDWNGGGGGVNLVHTGKLVNCLITNNSAPNSPVGGGGVYCDWGDYYGNQNIFIIGCTITNNTALNWGGTSNVINGGEFQNCLIWGNTDNSGNPSNYDGNTFVYCCSDPQPDGSGNISSDPNFVNPESGNFRLLDASPCIDAGWNDFNFQTLDLDGNPRINEYTIDMGAYEYGAGINIQIGNGSDLSQQFPINSCYDYSYSQQIYLGSEINDGSGTSGFISKIRFYYAGGVSSFSNSNNWTVYLGNTAKTEFAGTADWVPVTSMNQVFSGTIPEPIAGTWVEILLPTPFHYTGSNIVVAVDENSNSYDCTAFWSSFYTETHRGLLFYDYGINPDPVAPPEANTGLGQFINQVQFEMNTIVGTLEGIVAEQPNCTTPIAGATITTGNYSTTSDATGHYQLSLPVGIYNVTAFYQDESQTISSINIDPENTTTQDFCLQPYYAPPVNLQANVTGPAFNNVHLTWMIPGSVADQWIHWDQGIISGGLGYGAPATFSVASRWPVSDIASYDGTYLKKIRFAPADPNAAYTLKVWKGTNASTLLHSQVVTNPFINGWNDVTLTSPILIDGTQEFWFGYEIVETVDGYPAGLGPGPAVVGKGDMINSGYGWFSVKDAWGWEFNWTLQGFVSESSVLDSQQSTPWSRTYHLNPF
- a CDS encoding fibrobacter succinogenes major paralogous domain-containing protein — protein: MKIKIRPAIYFFILTGLLTTITVSCKKDETTKKKDPVITWANPADISFGTVLSATQLNATADVAGTFVYTPAMGTTLTTGMNQDLKVEFKPTDASNYNQASKTVKINVVAKKDPVITWANPADISFGTLLSATQLNATADVSGIFAYTPAAGTQLNEGANQNLKVDFTPTNIVEYNTISKTVTINVTAPVPVTVTDTSGNVYPTITLGTQTWMAENLKTTKYNDGTDIPLVTENNEWFNLTTAAYCWYNNDETSFKETYGALYNGYAVNTKLCPSGWHIPSNSDWEDLELFLQDHGYNYDGTTTGNKYAKALATATGWTFHTGTGTVGNTDYPEMRNATGFSGYPAGYRINWGTSYHSGDQTFWWSSNEASSEAIYYLSITNNYASAAIYYSAKSTGFSVRCLKD